The DNA window TGTCAGAAGATTACAACGGTTGACAGGCTGTTGGAGCATGTGGTTAGCTTATTTTCAATGTCAACAAAAAGATCTTCTGTATCACTACATCTGTTCACTATAACTTCAAATGTCTGTAGGCCAGATTTTTCCCTATTACAGAGGACAGCCAGTGGTCAGTTTATGTACAACATGCATGTTTGCATATGCCCCTTATTCACCAATATTCTGGTTGGTATTATAGGATGCACAATTGTATTCTGCTGTGGTGGTATTTCTTTTGCACAAAGGGCCTGTTGGTAAGAATAAACCGAAGGTCCTATCTTAGACTACTAACATCATTACAGATATGGGTTTCCACCATGTATTTACCCCAGATATCATGTCTATCATATATTTCTGCAAGGTTTAGTAGCTCGGCTAGAGATATGATTTCACAGACTTTCATATTGCTGATATTAGCAGTGTGCAACTGCTATTAGGTTCAGTATGTAAGAGAAATGAAAGTTGTTTTTCATTTCTTTTAGCCTGTTTGGTCACTCTCTATCTGGACAAGAAAATATGCTCACATGATCATCACAAATGTTGTTCTTACAGGACAACGTCCGAAACCAACTGATCCAATTTGAACTGCTGCTGACCACGGCTACATTCGTGGTGGCCATCTTCGGAGTTGTCTCGGGAGTTTTTGGCATGAACTTTGAGGTGGACTTGTTTAATGTACCACATGCGTTCGAATGGACGCTTGTCATTACAGGCGTATGCGGCTTAGTCATATTCTGCTGCTTCATCTGgtacttcaagaagagaaggtTTTTCCCCTTGTAAAATGGATTTCCCTGttccttccccccccccctcttttcAGTTTTCTACTGCAGCGTGCAGACGCTGCACTGGAAATTTATCGTCTTTCAGCTTTGCCAGCACGCAATTGTACATACATTTTCCCTCCTTGTTTCAATGAAAGATACCTGTAGATCATATCGTGATGGAGTTGCATCGGCTGCAAATGGGAGAGCTTATACTTTTCAAGCATACGTCGCTGCCGATAAGGTAGCCTCGTACATCTGGCACACGCATCTTTTGTTGTTGTGACACTGTTGCTCTGTAAGACAGAAACGTACTGGATCAGTGTTGTTCTCTCGGGAAGTACTTGCATGTGTTTTAGCCGTATGCGTTGGTGTATTCCTCAGTGGTAGTGTGGTACTGGTGCCCTACTTGCTCTGACCTTGTCTTCACGTCAGCAATGGCGGATGCCGATGCCGTGCAGGGTAGACATACAGTAACACTGTACTCCTGTTTGGTAGCACATGCGCATCCATGACAAGAAAACAACTGGTTGAGCAGGCTCCTACAGTCCGGCTACATGATAATACAAGGAGTCCACTGGAGTACTGGACCAATGTGTGCCAAATTTTTTGCTGATGCTTCTCTCATCTGGGACCAGCATGTGGTGGCTGTAGTCATTACTGGATGTCTGATTGCTACCAAGATCCAAAAGTTATGGTGTGGTAACAGAAGCCTGTCCTTTATTGCGCCCCTCAGAAATTTCTATGTTTAGGTAATGTGGTGTTGCTATTGTTTTACTATGCACCAATTAACCGGTTTTCCGGACAAATCTTGCTCACTGTCTGGAACACAGAAATTTTACAGGACTTTCACAAGGTATTTGTAAAGTCCCCGGAAGAACTAATAAAAACTCTCCATCTCTAATTTTGTATTGCGTTGAAATACTAGCCCATCTCTAATGCAAAGTGCTTAAGGAAGTCCTCATAAAAAATAACCATTTTATCTTGCCATGTAGGATGAGATATATTAGGGTCTATTCGGTTTGGAAAGAATTTCGCGAGAACtttgaaggattttttttaaaaataatgtaaaATTCATACGCTCCCGAAGGAGTCGTTTAATCCTGAAAGTATCAATGATTAACTAAGCACCAATACGTAGCAGGTGCTGTAAAACTTCTCTTGGCTACTTTGATTTAAGTAACTAGATGAAGATATGGATACTTGTATTCGAGTGGAGAGTTCTTATATAGATGGTTAATTACGCAGCCTATATATTAACACACTTGTGTTTTTTAGTTTCTAGCAGCTACATCATTTTCTATAATCTTTGGCCCTAAAAACAAGTCCAAATTTTTACTaagattatgaaaatatatagcTGTATTTAAAAAGAACAAAACCAGAAGCTGAAAATTTACACCCAACTTTTCTATACTCTCATCAGCtacttctcagaattttaaactCAATAAGACCTATATTAACACTCACCATACATTGAGGAGGCTTAGGCCCTATTTGGCACAACTTCAAATATAAGATTTTTCGGTGTTGGGTGTTGAGTGTTCCTAATTTCATAAATCCATGAATCTGGATATGCAATTACTTTGATAACATttgaataatttattttgttcctgtttgaaattaaatataaatatttaaaccactataatttaATACGTAAATTTCAAAACTAGGTTGGATATAATATCTGGTGACAAACAATACCTGCATATCCGCATATTATTGCGCCAGAACAGCAACCACCGTTCTTTCTCACCTCAAACTCTCCAAAGTTGAAACAAACAGGCGCACACCGCTAGGCCAAAACTACTCTCTGCCTCTCTGAACCAAATCTACCGctaaagaaagggaaaaaaggaaaaaaaaaaacagcgagCTCCCACCACCCACCAATACCAGCGGCAGTAAATTTTgagctgcggctgctgctgctgcttggacTCCACCTCGGCACCTCGCGTTCCCCTTCCCCCCTCACCTCGCCTAGGGTTTCGTCTCGGgtcgcgcgccgcggcgccatTGCTACAGCTCTGCTACATCTCTGGGTCGTGCGTCGCTGATGATGCCCCCGAGGTTTTGTGATTAAGCTCTTGGTCTCGTCTCCGCGAGCTCAGCTCAGAGTGggaggcttttttttttgggggggcgTTGCTTGGGGTATTATGGGTGGAGGCGGGCGGTTGAGCTGTTCCTGGGCAATGCCGGGGAGGCCCGGTGCCGAttgctagggttttgctcgtgGATTCGCGTGGGGAGGCGGGGATCGCTTGGAATGCGTGGGTTTCGTGCAATCTGCTGCTTGCTTTGACCCTCCAATTTGGTCTCGATTCATCAGGAGTGGGGGGGTTCTAGGGAGGGTTGTGGGGAGGGGAGCTGTGGCCGCAATGTCCGGGGCTAACGCGAGGGGGTGGCTCTCGCCGGcttccggcggcggtggagactCTGAGCCGCGGTCTGCGGGGAGCAGGACGCGGTCGGTTTCCGCTACAAGGGGACGGAAGCCGTCGCCGAGGCCTGGgagggatgcggcggcggcggcggcggaggagaagaagccCGCCGCGGTGCCCACATTGCTGCCCTCACTCAGTGTGCCGGCAGGGATGCGCAGGCAggagctgctgctgcgctcGGGGCTGTCGCTCGACGCGTCGTGCTCGTCGGACGCATCCACGGACTCGTTCTGCAGCCGGGCGTCCACGGGGCGGATTGGGAGGCCGACGTTTGGGGCTAGGAAGAAGAAGACTCTCTGTCAGACTGATCACAAGATTGTTTCCATGCTGGAAAGGGAGGTTGGATTGGCTTCTGCTAATGATGTGCCTGGTCTGAAGAGGAGGTGTTCATGGGTGACAGCTAATACTGGTGCGTGTTCCCAATTCGCTTGCATTTTTCAGCCAGTGTCGACATAAATTTATCCTGCATTGTCTCTAGTACAGTTATTTTTGTTCGATGGTTTTGTTGCAGAGAGGATATAATCATATGATTCATCAGGACTAAAATTTAGAACAAAAGGCCCACCATTTGTGAGTTAGAAATGCTAGATCCTAAAGACCGTGCACTGGGTAAAAAATGGCCAGAGCATATTCTGTCTTCTGGGCAGACCCCGATCTTCAAGATTCTAAATGTTACAGAAATGTTTTCTGTATGTGGTTACATTACTATGTTTTATGATGGTGCGGGTGTAGACATGTAGCTAGCCACTACAATCACAAGGAGTTATACTAAGTAAAATCTGTCATTCTTGTGAAAGAAGTAACATCACTTTTCGCGAACACAAAGAAGTAACATCACACTGTAGTCATCTTGTTTCATGTTGCAATCCTGTATACAGACCTTTAAGGTTGAATAAATCTTCTCTAGGGTGGGGTGGGGATGGGAGCCGAGAACATTTTGTGGTGACCAACTCTAAGAAGCTTGCTGTTGAAATGACCATATCTTTGGGTATTACCCATATCTTTGCATTTCACAGTGCCTGCACGCAGGCCGATCCATGTCTCTCATAAACACAGGAATGCATTAATTCATAAACTTGTGAGTTTTATAAGAAACATGTGTTAGTAACAAAACGGGATGAAATTATGCCCATGATGGTGGAATCATTTTTCATCTATCTTGCCAATTTATAAGACTGACATTGAACTTGAATGAGACAAGGTCAGGTCCTCCTCTTTTCATCTTTTCTTGTTTACtgaatatatttttcagtaCTAAGAACTTGGGTAATAACAAATTTTCTAAAGGACCTATGCCAAGTAATCTCTATTTTGTTTATCAAACTGATCTTATGTAGCATATATTTTCATATCTTAACACATGAGCACTCATTGCTTACAAGTGCAGAACCCTGTTATGCTGCATTTCATGACGAAGAATGGGGAGTTCCAGTTCATGATGACAAGTATGTGAATATCATCAACCTTGATATGATACTCTTCCATTTGGTAAAAGAATCAAGTGTAAATTACTCTGTATTACTTTCAGGGTGTTGTTTGAGTTGCTGGTGCTCTCAGGTGCATTGGCTGAACTTACATGGCCAACAATTCTGAACAAGAGACCTATATTCAGGTAACATTTTGCATTTCTGATGTACTTGAACCTGTACTACTAGGTGTTGGCAAATCCCAAATAACATATTCAAGTATGTCTCACAGGGAGGTTTTCATGGATTTTGACCCTGTATTGGTCTCTAAACTAAGTGAAAAGAAGATTATTGCACCTGGAAGTCCTAGCAGTACCTTGTTATCTGAACAAAAACTGCGTGGTGTCATTGAAAATGCACGCCAAATACTCAAGGTTGGCCCTTTACACTCTTGAACCTTTTAATTGCATAAAGAGGTCTCTAGTTCATTTCTTGGAATAAGAATGATACAAATCACGCTTTAAGTTCTTTGGTAACCCCCTCCTGATATAACATTATCTCCTGTAAAGTCTTCATAAAATTTGGTAACCCCATCCCGAAGCAAAGTTTTTTGGCTTTACCTTGGCGTTTCAGTGTCCGATTCAGTTTTCATCATGCTTTTCTTAAAGCAAAAAAACGTAGGATGGTTACCCAAAGACATTCCTGAGCTACACAGTGGCTTATCTAATCCATTGTGCTTATCATTGCAGATTGTAGAGGAGTTTGGAACGTTTGATAAGTATTGTTGGAGCTTTGTGAACAACAAACCTATTTTGAGCAGATTCAGGTATCCCCGCCAGGTTCCTGTCAAAACATCTAAAGCGGATGCGATAAGCAAAGATTTGGTTCGCAGGGGGTTCCGTAGCGTAGGCCCAACAGTTGTCTACACGTTTATGCAAGTTTCAGGCATGACCAATGACCACTTGATCTCCTGCTACCGGTTTGCTGAATGCGCTGCTGCAGCAACTGGTTCTAACACAACTGTTGGGAGCGAAACGAATTCAGACAGTAGCAATCGTGCCACGGAACAGCAGATGAATGGAACCAATGGACTAGCTGCTGATATTGCACGTACAATAGATGAACTTAGCATTTCATAGCGAATAGGGGGAAATGCTCAAATGATGTATAAGCATGTGTGTATTTTGTTTATCGTAGCGTTTAGGTGTGGCCTGATCGTTGTTACTTGTCACGTTGTAGCGTAGGACATTTTAGACTTTAGCATTTCAAGACAAATGAAACGGCGGCATGTAATGATGTATATTCTTTCTTTGTGATGCTTGTTTCCAAACCTGCAGTACTGAGTTGGCATGTGAAGTTCACCCTCGCTTTTGTcagatctttgaattgttagcATGTATTGTGAAGTTCACCCTTGCTTTTATCAGATCTCTGAATTGCTAACATGTATAGTGTTTAGCGCGATAGCATCCCGTGTTGTGAAGCCTTCTTCTGTGGGAATAAAAATGTAACGATGCTTGAATTGATTTGTGGAAGAAATATGGCAGTTTTCCATTAATCATGTAATCATGCACGGATTTTACTTGAACTTTGGGGGTATTGCAATTTCTTCGTCGCAGAACAAAATTCTCCCTTCTGATGAGCAGTGCTACCTAGCAAATACAGAAGCCTTTGTACAACTTAGAGGAGATGACAAAACGAACTGATGATGAAAATTTCAGTTcctctatttttctttctttcaaaatTGAGCAGACTAATGTGTTCCATGACAAACTTAATCGGGGCACAGGAATGACTCACGGATCAATCGACTATCATCAGGAAGAATGGCGGCTGCAGACCGCTATCCTGTAGCAAGTCCTGTTGTCTGAATCGAACTGCCCCCCAAAAATTGGCTGAAGAAAATTGTCAGGCGGGTTCAGATTAACTGTAATCGCGACCCAGGTGGGGCCACGAGATCAAGGAGCAACCCAGCGGAGGAGGATATACTCACATCCATGGTCATGGAGAGCTCGCCGGAGCCAAGAGAATAGCTCCACGCTCCACGCTCCACGCAGAACAGAAtcgcccagcccagcccagcccagcggTCCACGGACCGTGCAGAATGCTACAGGCTCCAAACCAATCCAACCGCGCGATGGcgccggcgcggtcgccggaaaaagaaaaaggtcaaAGAGAGCATCAAAGaatccgcgcgcgcgcgacgagcCTACCCTATCTGAACACTAATCGCGAGCTCAACTCACCGCGAAACAGAGGGGACGACGAGGAAGAACAATAGCATCTATCGCTCCCTTCCACCTCCCCGTTGCCATCGTTGCGTTTCAAGCTAGTTCCGATCGCTGCCAGCCCGTGTGCTGCTCCGTCCATTTACGGTATAGTACACTTAATTTTGCTCCATAAACTTGATCAGAACAAGTGAAATTTTTCCAGGCGAAGAATAGTAGTCAAGTTATGGTTGCAGCGCGCGACTTGATTAATTAGCCTGGGAAATCTAGAATACCAGACGAGAGCAAGCTATGGTTTCAGACAGACGTCAGTGTATACGTTGCATGCGAAAGCAAGATTTCATTCGAACCATATACGCATTCACAAATCAACCTTTCTGATTTGATAAACCATcagttgcaagttgcaacaacTAGCATCTTGATTTAGCTTGGATTCAAGAGATTTTTTGGTTAAATTAATTGAGCCTGATCAAAAGATAGCATGTTGATTGAGTACTATCTTATTAAAAGGCATCACCGAGAAAACGATAGACCACGTCGAAGCAGCCATTGCTTTCTCCAAGAATCTCAAATAAAGCGACAATTCAGACATTGatcagcagctagctagctagaggatGTGATACAGATTCATCGATGCACCATGGCAAGTACAtatgttgcatgcatgcatggtaaaTATGCATCGTAAGGAAGATATGTATCCCGGTGCTTtaaaatacaaaagaaaagagaattgATTCAATTGTTTGGAAACACATCATATTCTCATCTACACAATCAATTAAAACGACAGAACATAGCTAATAATTACTCTTAATTTCAGTCATGTGCAACAAATATGATGGGTGCTTAAAAATATACAAAGGACTAGCTTGTAGTATGCATCAATCCTTTATAATCTGCGATCGAATTGAGTTGCTAGAACATATATTGTCCACGACAATTTGTTTTTCTCCAAGATCATATATATTCTGCAAAATCAACTAAAATGGAAGAACATAGCCATCAGAACGAAGATTTGACATAGTTCAAGTTCACAAGTGTAGCCTAGtagttacaagagcctcagtagcatctaaggtcctgggttcgactccccatggaagtgaatttttcaggatttaatggcattgtgctttcagtggtaggaaTTTGCCGGctcagtcttcgaagatgctcatagaggTAGGGTTTgcattttccaggatttaatgGCATTGTGCTTTTAGTGGTAGGAATTtgcggcccagtcttcgaagatgctcataggggtagggtttgcgtgcatgtgttcataggggtgggtgcgcgtgcgttgtactgtgtaattctcaaacaAAAAAGTATAGCTTTTGAATAGATACGGTTGAATAGATTTGACATATATAGTTCCTGTTCACAAGTATATGGTTGAACAGGAACTATCATCAGAACGAAGATTTGACATACTCAAACGAAGATTTTACTCCATACTCAATCATATCTATTCAAAACTATGTTTGAGTATGAAGTAAAACAAAGACGATCAGCTAAGGCCACATGTTGATAACAATATCTCCCTTTCTTTCATCTCAACTAATTGATTTATGATCAGGTTACAAATAGAACACAAAAGATGCGACCATTTCGTGTACATATAGACGCTCTAAAGTATAGTGCAAAATCGATTCCCGGCCCTACTTAAACCTTTgacatatatagtttttttttaaggacggactAGTTAAAATCTCTGTACCTACAAAACAATACTCACAGCAAGTGGATGAAATTTATCAGGTGTACATATTTGCAGTTTTAATTAACTCGGCATTATCtccaagatatatatatagataaattCTTGTCTTATgatttttgccaagaactagcTAGCTGGAAACTGATGATAATTTCAAAGAGCTTAGGCCTCGTTTGGCTAATGGgatagggaaatgatttcccacccatcaaaagacatctttaaatcctaaccattcattcttccTGTTCCacttaatcctaacccttcattcatttcccaatcccaatcctacccctcatttcccattatccaaacacattCTTATAGTTAATTGAATATAAGTACCTTTCAAATGTGCGGGAAAACTGATTATATATTAGCCACCCATATATAAACTTAGTACCTTTCAAATGTGCTGTTGGCCTTAAGAAAAATCAATGGACAGTTTATGCACATAAACCACATTTGGTTAATATCATAAAATAacacaaaatgaaaaaagaacttTTATTGTAGAGTTTTCTTCCCACATGGATTTACTCcaaattaattgaaaaaaaggGTAAGAAATGCCTTGGTTAGTTTTCACGAACACAATGGTAAATTAGTATATAAGATATTGTTACATCAATTATATTCATGATGTCCTCAATTAAAGTGAATGATAAAACTTGGTAAAATTACTTTATGATGCATTATACTTAATTATTTAACCTTATGCTTCATTTAAATAATCCTTGCGTGACACATTTAAAACGGATAAATTCTTAGTTctcattaaatattttatttacaaatggGAAACGGGAAGAAGTATGAGATGAATAAATTAATTCATGGTATATGCTTTTCTAAACATGATCGTATATGTTT is part of the Oryza glaberrima chromosome 4, OglaRS2, whole genome shotgun sequence genome and encodes:
- the LOC127772304 gene encoding uncharacterized protein LOC127772304 codes for the protein MSGANARGWLSPASGGGGDSEPRSAGSRTRSVSATRGRKPSPRPGRDAAAAAAEEKKPAAVPTLLPSLSVPAGMRRQELLLRSGLSLDASCSSDASTDSFCSRASTGRIGRPTFGARKKKTLCQTDHKIVSMLEREVGLASANDVPGLKRRCSWVTANTEPCYAAFHDEEWGVPVHDDKVLFELLVLSGALAELTWPTILNKRPIFREVFMDFDPVLVSKLSEKKIIAPGSPSSTLLSEQKLRGVIENARQILKIVEEFGTFDKYCWSFVNNKPILSRFRYPRQVPVKTSKADAISKDLVRRGFRSVGPTVVYTFMQVSGMTNDHLISCYRFAECAAAATGSNTTVGSETNSDSSNRATEQQMNGTNGLAADIARTIDELSIS